Part of the Oncorhynchus kisutch isolate 150728-3 unplaced genomic scaffold, Okis_V2 scaffold2681, whole genome shotgun sequence genome is shown below.
GGCCTTGCTCCGATCCATAGGGTCTGACGCGAAACAAACCAGAGAAGGTACGGCCTGAAACATATACTTTGAAAACTGTTGGCTTCATGTTGCTCAAAATTCGATTAGCAATTTGGCCTAGACTGTGTAGAACAGATGTGTTGCTGTAGAATACCCAACTGTTCCTTTTGTTTTTTCTCAAGAGTATTTAGAGACCAATGAAGTAGAatcccaagcttctccaaaccatgGTAGTTCTCCGGCAAATGATGCCCTGTCCTCTGAGGAGAAGCTGAGGCAcatgtcctctgacgacgccacctctgaagctgccaccggcccgtccgctgacgacgccacctctgaagctgccaccggcccgtcctgacgacgccacctctgaagctgccaccggcccgtccggcgacgacgccacctctgaagctgccaccggcccgtccggcgacgacgccacctctgaagctgccaccggcccgtccggcgacgacgccacctctgaagctgccaccggcccgtccggcgacgacgccacctctgaagctgccaccggcccgtccggcgacgacgccacctctgaagctgccaccggccccgtccggcgacgacgccacctctgaagctgccaccggcccgtccggcgacgacgccacctctgaagctgcaccggcccgtccggcgacgacgccacctctgaagctgccaccggcccgtccggcgacgacgccacctctgaaagctgccaccggcccgtccggcgacgacgacgccacctctgaagctgccaccggcccgtccggcgacgacgccacctctgaagctgccaccggcccgtccggcgacgacgccacctctgaagctgccacggcccgtccggcgacgacgccacctctgaagctgccaccggcccgtccggcgacgacgccacctctgaagctgcaccggcccgtccggcgacgacgccacctctgaagctgccaccggcccgtccggcgacgacgccacctctgaagctgccaccggcccgtccggcgacgacgccacctctgaagctgccaccggcccgtccggcgacgacgccacctctgaagctgccaccggcccgtccggcgacgacgccacctctgaagctgccaccggccccgtccggcgacgacgccacctctgaagctgccaccggcccgtccggcgacgacgccacctctgaagctgccacggCCCGTCGGCGACGACGCaccctctgaagctgccaccggcccgtccggcgacgacgccacctctgaagctgccaccggcccgtccggcgacgacgccacctctgaagctgccaccggcccgtccggcgacgacgccacctctgaagctgccaccggcccgtccggcgacgacgccacctctgaagctgccaccggcccgtccgcgacgacgccacctctgaggctgccaccggcccgtccggcgacgacgccacctctgaggctgccaccggcccgtccggcgacgacgccacctctgaggctgccaccggcccgtccggcgacgacgccacctctgaggctgccaccggcccgtccggcgacgacgccatggATATCTGACGTGGGACATGCAATAGTTAACGGGTACTCTAGTCCAGTGTGTAACTGCATTTGCTTGTTTTGGCTCAAATAAACATTAACTGTAATACTTGTGTATTGTTTTGGTGGTTCCTACTTGGAGCTGAGGTCTATGACCTGACTTGAGTAACTGGGTTGATGGCAACATTTATTTTGCATTATATCCATGCGCCAGCAGTATTACTCTGACCCCTGTGTTTTAAATTACCATTTGACTTAAGCTAC
Proteins encoded:
- the LOC116370650 gene encoding polysialoglycoprotein-like; this encodes MGRHYLLITQTIFMIMGGVRELLLVVMTVGVVKVSCYPVGKSQKQDQVSLQRRLGELSSNDVSIVHALALLRSIGSDAKQTREEYLETNEVESQASPNHGSSPANDALSSEEKLRHMSSDDATSEAATGPSADDATSEAATGPS